The genomic segment AAAGGTACATGGCACTTAGAGAGGTGTCCTAATTTAGTTCTCAATTGTATGGGTAAGAAAGCTAAGACCCCAAAACAATGATATTCTTGACAAAGTAGGGGCTCTGTAAGAAACATGCACAAAACTCTTAGAGATGCAATGTCACTAGAAACACCAACACCAACACCAAATGGAGTTATTTGACTAGTTTCTCACCTGCTGCCATATACTGGTGCTCACTTGATCTGAGAATAGAACAgttagcaaaaaaagaaaatcagcttcCAGACCcaccattatttttgttttgtaaataataTATGAACCACCTGATCCTGGATTTGTTTGGTCTTGATCCCATAAATGATGGGGTTCAGAATAGGAGGAGCCAGAATGCAGACACTGGCCAGCAGTACATGGATATGGGGTGCAATGTGGTGTCCAAACCTCTGAGTAAGGGTAGTAAAGATCCCAGGCCCATAAAAGAGGATGATGACACAGACATGGGAGGCACATGTGTTGAGAGCTTTGTGACGAGCATCTTGGGATGGGATGCAGAAGACAGCCTGGAGTATCagcacataggaaaaaaaaattagcacaATATCTAAGACAACTGTTGACAGTAGGACAAAAAATCCGTACCATACGTTCACTTGGATATCATTGCAAGCATATTTGGCCAAGCCAATATGTTGACAAAAGGTGTGTGGAATAATATTATTTTGACAGAAAGTCaatcttttcaaaagaaatatgaTGGGGATAATTGTAATATAACTTCTTATAAAGATGGTCATGCCAATTTTCCCAATCAGAGCATGTGTAAGAATAGTGGTGTATCTCAGTGGGTAGCATATGGCAATGTAGCGGTCAAACGCCATCACCAGCAAGATCCCTGACTCAGAGATGAAGGTGGAGTGGATGAAGAAGAGCTGAGTGATGCAGCGACCCAGGGAGATCTCCCCAGCACGGAACCAGAAGATGGCCAGGGCCTGAGGCACTGTGCACGTGGAGAGGACAATGTCTGCTCCGGCCAGCATGCAGAGGAAGAGGTACATGGGCTCATGGAGGCTGCGCTTTGTGAGGATGATACAGATGAGCAGGCTGTTCCCAAGCAGGGCGATGACATaggaaatgaggaaggggatGGACATCCACATGTGCTGCTCCTCAAGGCCAGGGATGCCCAGCAAGCGGAAGACTGTGTGGCTGACACCGGTGTGGTTGAAGGAAGTCATGCCTGGATTAGATAACTTGGAAGCTCACTTCCTGTTCACAAAGATGTAAACACAATTTATGTTCAAAGATTTTCTTTGTGCTTTCAAAGGGCTTGCAAACTTACCTGACTCTATTCCGAGCGTTCCAGGAACTATGAGGCAAAACCTATAAAGGTGAATAATATGGGGTTTGTTTTCTCGGTGAGGTCCTAAGTTTATAACTAAATTAGAACATTTATATAACTAGCAAAAATTGAATGATTAAGTCAACATACAAGTTATACAAGAAAAAGTTAATATAAAGACACAGAGGTAATTTTCATTAGTCGTATTTATAATAGTCTTAAGAATGATTTCATGTCTGAACATAGCTTT from the Manis javanica isolate MJ-LG chromosome 11, MJ_LKY, whole genome shotgun sequence genome contains:
- the LOC108385536 gene encoding olfactory receptor 52B4-like — encoded protein: MTSFNHTGVSHTVFRLLGIPGLEEQHMWMSIPFLISYVIALLGNSLLICIILTKRSLHEPMYLFLCMLAGADIVLSTCTVPQALAIFWFRAGEISLGRCITQLFFIHSTFISESGILLVMAFDRYIAICYPLRYTTILTHALIGKIGMTIFIRSYITIIPIIFLLKRLTFCQNNIIPHTFCQHIGLAKYACNDIQVNVWYGFFVLLSTVVLDIVLIFFSYVLILQAVFCIPSQDARHKALNTCASHVCVIILFYGPGIFTTLTQRFGHHIAPHIHVLLASVCILAPPILNPIIYGIKTKQIQDQVVHILFTKQK